In Victivallaceae bacterium, a single window of DNA contains:
- a CDS encoding site-specific tyrosine recombinase: MRFMIDHILSQFLSYLTIDRGVSANTISAYMSDVKKYLGWYNEIPNFSSARTTFLLYIESLHAEKFADTSVARHLISLKIFFFYLKSNRLISENEIPNFEHPKIWIKLPSILTRTEVDRLLNYPEENSFIELRDKTVINLLYSTGIRVSELCNLKLADVNDSFIRVTGKGTKTRVVPIGTKALLLIDKYLVTYRDLFQTDVLFLSSRGKPLDRITVWKRIKVYARSCGLLKTISPHTLRHAFATHLLDNGADLRIIQELLGHSNIATTDIYTHVSKNTMIEKFNRFHPRNH; the protein is encoded by the coding sequence ATGCGTTTTATGATAGATCATATTTTATCTCAATTCCTAAGCTATTTGACTATAGATCGAGGCGTTTCCGCAAATACGATCTCCGCTTATATGAGTGATGTGAAAAAATATCTAGGTTGGTACAACGAAATACCAAATTTTTCAAGTGCCCGAACGACTTTCTTATTGTATATCGAGTCTTTACATGCTGAAAAATTTGCTGACACTTCCGTCGCCAGACATCTTATTTCTCTCAAGATATTTTTCTTTTACCTTAAATCCAATCGTCTTATCTCCGAAAATGAAATACCGAACTTCGAGCATCCTAAAATTTGGATAAAATTACCTTCAATCCTGACTCGTACGGAAGTTGACCGACTCCTTAACTATCCTGAAGAAAATTCCTTTATCGAACTGAGAGATAAAACCGTTATTAATCTCCTATACTCAACCGGAATTAGGGTGTCTGAGCTTTGCAATCTAAAATTAGCAGATGTTAACGATTCTTTCATTCGTGTTACAGGAAAAGGAACCAAAACAAGAGTCGTTCCTATCGGAACAAAAGCCTTATTATTAATTGATAAATACTTAGTAACATATCGAGATCTTTTTCAAACAGATGTTCTGTTTTTATCTTCTCGAGGGAAACCGCTCGATCGAATCACGGTTTGGAAAAGAATTAAAGTATATGCTCGATCTTGCGGATTACTTAAAACGATATCCCCTCACACCCTAAGGCATGCTTTCGCTACTCACTTGCTTGATAACGGTGCCGATTTAAGAATTATTCAAGAATTGCTCGGTCATTCGAACATTGCCACTACAGACATATATACCCATGTCTCTAAAAATACTATGATCGAAAAATTTAACCGCTTTCATCCACGTAATCATTAA